In Deinococcus proteolyticus MRP, a single genomic region encodes these proteins:
- a CDS encoding S8 family serine peptidase, whose amino-acid sequence MTQPDGAVTLDLGYAETGRIEKAFTGSWRVEAKPIWLTLKSQSGVAGQPLVMELRADRNVGLSPEAAQPQLSSVIRVRWQPPGSSVSTTSVWTVQARRYALSGQVQWPALSGTDAAAAPDDVQPAAAGAGGETVIVKYRSAAVARAVAQAVAQPVDSRPDGNKTGGDTESVPSDLSAAQRQAALESAGRWQQQAGQVAGRLGGQTLVAGAADPQALAALLRRDPAVEYAVVSAPLSSQQAAETGSPSGASPQEALAQPVVPGDEYAPLQWAYRTLGYGGVWRDMEAGGYTRPVTVAVLDSGVRYDHPDLQGQLLTGAEGALDVLGFAPAATGQAAYDNGDGDGADRDPTDPAFAGRTPHSHGTHVSGIIAARWGQQAVGNPKWSTSGVVGASYRAPVRILPVRVIDAAGKTDVAQVVAGIRYAAGQAVTLDGQTFRSPAPVQVMNLSLGGQISAAEAQPMCDAVAEARAAGVLVVAAAGNYYGASQVYPAACPAALAVGSVTLSGGSAPRHSEFSNRFAEVALSAPGGTALGNTYNGGILNEQPAPDQIFSTDWDYAKNEPRYAYQAGTSQAAPQVSALAALLLSKGVTTGPDDTAARLTTTATDLGTPGRDEYFGYGMINPAAALGAPAVSAAPGFSLQSDRGQSYQPPLDAQGRFTAYLGAGNFTLRGGIDRSGNGLAGEYGEAGAQVSGTLSAEQPEVQLAPLVIR is encoded by the coding sequence ATGACCCAGCCGGACGGCGCTGTCACCCTGGACCTCGGCTACGCCGAGACTGGCCGAATAGAAAAGGCGTTTACGGGCTCCTGGCGGGTGGAGGCGAAGCCCATCTGGCTGACCCTCAAAAGTCAGAGCGGCGTGGCCGGACAGCCGCTGGTGATGGAACTGAGGGCCGACCGTAACGTGGGCCTGAGCCCCGAGGCTGCGCAGCCTCAGCTGAGCAGTGTGATTCGGGTGCGCTGGCAACCGCCGGGCAGCAGTGTCTCGACCACCTCGGTCTGGACCGTGCAGGCCCGCCGCTACGCGCTGAGCGGGCAAGTGCAGTGGCCGGCGCTGAGCGGCACCGACGCCGCCGCCGCGCCGGACGATGTCCAGCCGGCCGCAGCTGGCGCAGGAGGGGAGACGGTCATCGTGAAGTACCGTTCAGCTGCGGTGGCGCGGGCCGTGGCCCAGGCGGTGGCGCAGCCGGTGGATTCCCGGCCGGACGGCAACAAGACAGGGGGAGACACAGAGAGTGTTCCCTCTGACCTGAGCGCGGCGCAGCGGCAGGCGGCGCTGGAATCGGCCGGCCGCTGGCAGCAGCAGGCTGGGCAGGTCGCGGGCCGGCTGGGCGGGCAGACCCTGGTGGCGGGGGCCGCCGACCCCCAGGCCCTGGCCGCACTTCTGCGCCGGGACCCGGCTGTGGAATACGCCGTGGTCAGCGCGCCGCTGAGCAGCCAGCAGGCCGCTGAAACCGGTTCGCCGTCCGGCGCATCCCCGCAGGAGGCGCTGGCCCAACCGGTGGTGCCCGGCGACGAGTATGCTCCGCTGCAGTGGGCTTACCGCACGCTGGGCTACGGCGGCGTGTGGCGCGATATGGAAGCGGGCGGCTACACCCGGCCCGTCACGGTGGCGGTGCTGGACAGCGGCGTGCGCTACGACCACCCCGACCTGCAGGGCCAACTGCTGACTGGCGCGGAAGGTGCGCTGGACGTGCTGGGCTTCGCTCCTGCCGCTACCGGCCAGGCAGCCTACGACAATGGCGACGGCGACGGGGCCGACCGCGACCCTACCGACCCGGCCTTTGCTGGCCGCACGCCGCACAGCCACGGCACCCATGTCAGCGGCATTATTGCGGCCCGCTGGGGCCAGCAGGCGGTGGGCAATCCCAAGTGGAGCACCAGCGGTGTGGTGGGGGCCAGCTACCGGGCGCCAGTCCGCATCCTGCCGGTGCGCGTGATTGACGCAGCGGGCAAGACCGATGTGGCTCAGGTGGTGGCCGGAATTCGCTACGCAGCGGGGCAGGCCGTGACACTGGACGGGCAGACCTTCCGTAGCCCAGCCCCGGTGCAGGTCATGAACCTGAGTCTGGGTGGCCAGATCAGCGCCGCCGAGGCCCAGCCCATGTGCGACGCGGTGGCCGAAGCCCGCGCTGCCGGCGTACTGGTGGTGGCCGCAGCCGGCAACTACTACGGCGCATCGCAGGTGTACCCGGCGGCCTGCCCCGCTGCGCTGGCGGTAGGCAGCGTGACCCTGTCGGGCGGCAGTGCGCCCCGGCACTCGGAGTTCTCCAACCGCTTTGCCGAAGTGGCGCTGAGCGCTCCGGGCGGCACGGCCCTGGGAAACACCTACAACGGCGGCATCCTGAATGAGCAGCCTGCTCCGGACCAGATTTTCTCTACGGACTGGGATTACGCCAAGAACGAGCCGCGCTACGCCTATCAGGCCGGCACCTCGCAGGCGGCCCCGCAGGTGAGTGCCCTGGCCGCGCTGCTGCTGTCCAAGGGCGTGACTACCGGCCCGGACGACACCGCCGCCCGCCTGACCACTACGGCCACCGACCTGGGCACCCCCGGCCGCGACGAGTATTTCGGGTATGGCATGATCAATCCGGCGGCCGCTCTGGGCGCCCCGGCCGTGAGTGCCGCGCCCGGTTTCTCGCTGCAGTCGGACCGGGGCCAGAGTTACCAGCCCCCGCTGGACGCGCAGGGCCGCTTTACCGCCTACCTGGGGGCAGGCAACTTTACCCTGCGCGGCGGCATAGACCGCAGCGGCAACGGCCTGGCCGGCGAATACGGCGAGGCCGGCGCGCAGGTATCGGGCACCCTCAGTGCCGAGCAGCCGGAAGTTCAGCTGGCCCCACTGGTCATCCGCTGA
- a CDS encoding serine/threonine-protein kinase — MALAGKRLEGGIRLVRPVGNGSHSVAYLAVTPGGQPCTVKLFQPSMLLHAQRELEVGRQFRHPRLARIARLSRLNDFPALIMGWVPGDTLFAHYRQRPALRCEPYAYLTTLADVLEGLSHMHSLGVLHRDVKPDNILVQPSGHATLVDYDLSGPPGEELVGQIGTPAFRSPEAQLGAGLGPESDLYGVGLLLYWGLWGSLPEPDGPPQPVGDRARTELPFQVQAEALVTQLLEPYPLARPSSAAAVREQLLHWRALLSTPAAVTSPPLRLGRPSQRV, encoded by the coding sequence ATGGCACTGGCGGGCAAGCGGCTCGAGGGTGGAATTCGCCTGGTGCGCCCGGTGGGCAACGGCTCACACTCGGTGGCGTACCTGGCGGTGACCCCTGGCGGTCAGCCATGCACCGTCAAGCTGTTTCAGCCGTCCATGCTGCTGCATGCCCAGCGTGAACTGGAGGTGGGCCGGCAGTTCCGGCACCCCCGGCTGGCGCGTATCGCCCGGCTGTCCCGGCTGAATGATTTTCCTGCCCTGATTATGGGCTGGGTGCCGGGAGATACGCTGTTCGCCCACTACCGCCAGCGCCCGGCGCTGCGCTGCGAGCCCTACGCCTACCTGACGACCCTGGCCGACGTGCTGGAAGGCCTGAGCCACATGCACAGCCTGGGCGTGCTGCACCGCGACGTCAAACCCGACAACATCCTGGTGCAGCCGTCGGGGCACGCCACGCTGGTGGACTACGACCTGAGCGGCCCGCCAGGCGAGGAACTGGTCGGGCAAATTGGTACTCCCGCCTTCCGCAGCCCCGAGGCCCAGCTCGGCGCCGGACTGGGCCCCGAGAGTGACCTATACGGTGTAGGCCTGCTGCTGTACTGGGGGCTTTGGGGAAGCCTGCCGGAACCGGACGGTCCCCCGCAGCCCGTGGGGGACCGTGCCCGAACTGAACTTCCCTTTCAGGTCCAAGCAGAGGCTTTGGTCACCCAGCTGCTTGAACCCTACCCGTTGGCTCGGCCGTCCTCGGCCGCTGCCGTGCGTGAGCAGCTGCTGCACTGGCGGGCGCTGCTCAGCACGCCCGCTGCGGTCACCAGCCCCCCGCTGCGGCTGGGAAGGCCCAGCCAGAGGGTGTGA
- a CDS encoding glucodextranase DOMON-like domain-containing protein, whose amino-acid sequence MRGKNRCAALLALSALAAPASAQLRGQEPLLRVSDPAGDAHGDGSAQLPTGPAIAPEALDLRSFEVWPRGRFLSFRTEFGALQNPWNAPAGFSAQTLDIFIGTRSGGESTLADLNLRTEGGGWQYHLRVTGQGARWTHASEAPAAGVNAPPDEDPPSPALPPAPQVRTEGNTLVIDTELPRGRYAYWVASSVYSPMSAGGVLVPGGSGPFAVKVPAGHTSVPVPLDVLAEEASPQPFNLGQLAPVGRLNDFRPWLLWGLGLLGLGLAAGASIALWRTPREEVVKKLA is encoded by the coding sequence GTGAGGGGCAAAAACCGCTGCGCCGCCCTGCTGGCTCTGTCGGCGCTGGCCGCGCCCGCTTCGGCCCAGCTGCGGGGGCAGGAGCCTCTGCTGCGCGTCAGCGACCCGGCCGGCGACGCGCACGGTGACGGCAGCGCCCAGCTGCCCACCGGGCCGGCCATTGCGCCCGAGGCGCTGGACCTGCGCTCTTTCGAGGTCTGGCCGCGTGGCCGCTTCCTGAGCTTCCGCACCGAGTTCGGGGCGCTGCAAAATCCCTGGAATGCTCCCGCTGGATTCTCGGCACAGACGCTGGACATTTTTATCGGTACCCGCTCGGGCGGTGAAAGTACGCTGGCCGACCTGAACCTGCGGACCGAGGGGGGCGGATGGCAGTACCACCTGCGCGTAACTGGTCAGGGCGCCCGCTGGACCCACGCCTCGGAGGCGCCCGCTGCGGGTGTCAATGCGCCGCCTGACGAGGACCCCCCCTCGCCCGCACTGCCGCCTGCGCCGCAGGTCCGCACCGAGGGCAATACCCTGGTGATTGATACCGAGCTGCCGCGTGGCCGCTACGCCTACTGGGTCGCCAGCTCGGTGTATTCGCCCATGTCGGCCGGCGGAGTACTGGTGCCCGGCGGCAGCGGTCCTTTCGCCGTGAAGGTGCCGGCGGGGCACACCTCGGTGCCGGTGCCGCTGGACGTGCTGGCCGAGGAAGCCTCGCCCCAGCCGTTCAACCTGGGCCAGCTGGCACCGGTGGGCCGCCTGAACGATTTCCGGCCCTGGCTGCTGTGGGGGCTGGGCCTGCTGGGGCTGGGGTTGGCGGCAGGAGCGTCCATCGCACTGTGGCGCACACCCCGTGAGGAAGTCGTAAAAAAGTTGGCGTGA
- a CDS encoding GNAT family N-acetyltransferase yields MFRRAAPSQPAAQWGRVQLMELPQLSRADWRALYALYRDPELAALNAAAPTRIPRLVFRLLLLAEQGRERMSFGVMVGGQLVGNAELYSFGPGPLVRGAVHPAAPAATRATLGVMLARSHWGQGYGQDTLNALLAWGFGQAPDGLAPPLERVRLTTLGSNQRAQAAFVRAGFEEKGRFQQRGRSEVNMELCRGDWLARHRHLPPSPASVPGGPP; encoded by the coding sequence GTGTTCCGCCGCGCTGCGCCTTCCCAGCCTGCCGCCCAGTGGGGCCGGGTCCAGCTGATGGAGCTGCCGCAGCTGTCCCGGGCCGACTGGCGCGCCCTGTACGCACTGTACCGCGACCCGGAACTGGCCGCACTGAACGCCGCCGCCCCCACCCGCATTCCGCGCCTGGTGTTCCGGTTGCTGCTGCTGGCCGAACAGGGCCGCGAGCGCATGAGCTTCGGGGTGATGGTGGGCGGGCAGCTGGTGGGCAACGCAGAGCTGTACAGTTTCGGGCCAGGGCCACTGGTTCGCGGCGCGGTGCATCCCGCAGCACCGGCAGCCACCCGCGCCACGCTGGGCGTGATGCTGGCCCGCAGCCACTGGGGCCAGGGCTACGGCCAGGACACGCTGAATGCCCTGCTGGCGTGGGGGTTCGGCCAGGCACCGGACGGCCTGGCCCCCCCGCTGGAGCGCGTCCGCCTCACCACACTGGGCAGCAACCAGCGGGCGCAGGCCGCTTTCGTCCGCGCCGGCTTTGAGGAAAAAGGCCGCTTTCAGCAGCGCGGCCGCAGCGAGGTGAATATGGAACTGTGCCGCGGGGACTGGCTGGCCCGGCACCGGCATCTCCCCCCTTCGCCCGCTTCTGTCCCTGGAGGACCCCCATGA
- a CDS encoding DEAD/DEAH box helicase, which produces MTAQTDAPNLARLLPKAPANGNLLLLPQVARAALFAAHDGPAVLLTTPERVGLYASAGALGAPVSVNPGLGEWDTQHEHVVLDVNTALDLFPSDPAAHALSLVVGRDYAREDLLTRLEALGYERGEEPGYELHGDTLELRLSPGMGLPLGAEEDLWIRAEFFGDELDTLRRMEPGGLSGEKIERFTLEPSGEYLSEVKWDSTRLEQLEGRIFLDAPEFYASSLGVLADTLWEQLQGREITSFGRAPSAFLDLPDLDTGLKTLPFYRARLSDLERDVKEWRAAGYRIFLLVRHDRTAEYLAGRLLGSGPDDTSVEIPWLRLPRVREGDIGFLRALGEGGFVIPEYNTVVLTEDLIYGFQGGSALRGKKMAGKPVTDALGLHTGDYLIHPEHGIGQFLGLETRTVLGVTRDYLNLEYRGGSRLSVPIEQLSLLRRHPGTTDDPPRLSSFDKKDWSKAKARAQKNAEEVAARLLVQYAARQVTPGTAFPPQPEWDEQIEQNFAYELTADQRTALKETLRDLEKANPADRLISGDVGFGKTEVALRAAHRVVGHGAQVAMLVPTTLLADQHLQTFRERLKGLPVRVEGLSRFTSDKEAREILSGLAAGRVDIVIGTHRLLSGDIEFKNLGLIIVDEEHRFGVGQKEKLRAMRGLPSTPEGGKLELPEGTKVVDTLALSATPIPRTLYMSMVGLRDMSSIQTPPKGRKPIQTVLTPFDPVTVRDAIVSEIERGGKVFYIHDRIASIGARSLYLRSLVPEARIGVAHGRMSEEELEEIMKGFEEGAFDVLLSTTIVETGLDIPEANTILIERADRLGLAQLYQLRGRVGRREQTAYAYLFYPPRMTENAQRRLWAIADLQDLGSGHLLAEKDMEIRGVGNILGEEQHGQVQAVSVDVYTELLAQAVAKLKGEKLEPVPSVTIDLPVSARLDPEYFALDEEARIATYGKLSEARTLQALSRVERDLRKRFGPPTPAVQNFIDLAKLRLLAVHKRVTEVRDTMTHIQVTFNYKSLDYDAAGLRRFPHKTEVTTFPPALNLDKRGLKPDEYLKVLLDVLGYFG; this is translated from the coding sequence GTGACTGCCCAGACCGACGCTCCCAACCTTGCCCGCCTGCTGCCCAAAGCCCCCGCGAACGGCAACCTGCTGCTGCTTCCGCAGGTGGCCCGCGCCGCGCTGTTTGCCGCGCATGACGGCCCCGCGGTGCTGCTGACCACGCCCGAGCGGGTGGGCCTGTATGCTTCGGCGGGGGCGCTGGGTGCGCCCGTTAGCGTGAATCCCGGTCTGGGCGAGTGGGACACGCAGCACGAGCATGTGGTGCTGGACGTGAACACGGCGCTGGACCTGTTCCCCAGTGACCCGGCGGCCCACGCGCTGAGCCTGGTGGTGGGCCGCGACTACGCCCGTGAAGACCTGCTGACGCGGTTGGAAGCCCTCGGCTACGAGCGCGGCGAAGAACCTGGCTACGAACTGCACGGCGACACGCTGGAACTGCGCCTCAGCCCGGGCATGGGCCTGCCCTTGGGTGCCGAAGAAGACCTCTGGATTCGCGCTGAGTTCTTTGGCGATGAGCTGGACACCCTGCGACGTATGGAGCCAGGGGGCCTGAGCGGTGAGAAAATCGAGCGCTTCACCCTGGAGCCGTCAGGCGAGTACCTCAGCGAAGTGAAGTGGGATTCCACCCGCCTGGAGCAGCTAGAAGGCCGTATTTTTCTGGACGCGCCCGAGTTCTACGCTTCCAGCCTGGGCGTGTTGGCTGACACACTCTGGGAGCAGTTGCAGGGCCGTGAAATCACGTCGTTTGGCCGTGCGCCGTCTGCCTTTCTGGACCTGCCTGACCTCGACACGGGCCTGAAAACCCTGCCGTTCTACCGCGCCCGCCTCAGCGACCTGGAGCGCGACGTCAAGGAGTGGCGGGCGGCGGGCTACCGCATCTTTCTGCTGGTGCGCCATGACCGCACGGCGGAGTATCTGGCGGGGCGGCTGCTGGGCAGCGGGCCAGATGACACCAGCGTAGAGATTCCCTGGCTGCGGCTGCCACGGGTGCGCGAGGGCGACATTGGCTTCCTGCGGGCGCTGGGGGAGGGCGGCTTTGTCATCCCCGAATACAACACCGTCGTCCTGACCGAAGACCTGATTTACGGCTTTCAGGGCGGCTCGGCGCTGCGCGGCAAGAAGATGGCGGGCAAACCCGTCACCGACGCGCTGGGCCTGCATACCGGCGACTACCTGATTCACCCCGAGCACGGTATCGGGCAGTTTCTGGGGTTGGAAACCCGCACCGTGCTGGGCGTGACCCGTGATTACCTGAACCTGGAATACCGGGGCGGCTCGCGCCTCAGCGTACCCATTGAGCAGCTTTCACTGCTGCGCCGCCACCCCGGCACCACCGACGACCCGCCCCGCCTGAGCAGCTTTGACAAAAAGGACTGGAGCAAGGCCAAAGCGCGGGCGCAGAAGAACGCCGAGGAAGTCGCCGCCCGTCTGCTGGTGCAGTACGCCGCCCGTCAGGTGACGCCCGGCACTGCCTTTCCGCCGCAGCCCGAGTGGGACGAGCAAATCGAGCAGAACTTCGCCTATGAGCTGACCGCCGACCAACGCACGGCGCTGAAAGAAACCCTGCGCGACCTGGAAAAAGCCAACCCCGCCGACCGCCTGATTTCCGGCGACGTGGGGTTCGGCAAGACCGAGGTGGCGCTGCGGGCCGCGCACCGCGTGGTGGGGCACGGCGCTCAGGTGGCGATGCTGGTGCCTACCACGCTGCTGGCCGACCAGCACCTCCAGACCTTCCGCGAGCGCCTGAAAGGTCTGCCAGTGCGGGTAGAAGGCCTCAGCCGCTTTACCTCCGACAAGGAAGCCCGCGAGATTCTGTCGGGGCTGGCCGCTGGGCGGGTGGACATCGTCATCGGCACGCATAGGCTGCTGAGCGGCGACATCGAATTCAAGAACCTGGGCCTGATTATCGTGGACGAGGAGCACCGCTTCGGCGTGGGCCAAAAGGAAAAGCTGCGGGCCATGCGCGGCCTGCCGAGCACCCCCGAAGGCGGCAAGCTGGAACTGCCCGAAGGCACCAAAGTGGTGGACACGCTGGCCCTCTCTGCTACGCCGATTCCGCGCACGCTCTACATGAGCATGGTGGGCCTGCGCGACATGAGCAGCATCCAGACCCCGCCTAAGGGCCGCAAGCCGATTCAGACGGTCCTCACGCCCTTTGACCCCGTCACCGTGCGGGACGCCATCGTCTCGGAAATCGAGCGCGGCGGCAAAGTCTTTTATATCCATGACCGCATCGCCAGCATCGGCGCACGCAGCCTGTACTTGCGCTCGCTGGTGCCCGAGGCCCGCATCGGCGTGGCGCACGGGCGCATGAGCGAGGAGGAGCTGGAAGAAATCATGAAAGGCTTCGAGGAGGGCGCGTTCGACGTGCTGCTCTCCACCACCATCGTGGAAACGGGCCTGGACATTCCCGAGGCCAACACCATCTTGATCGAGCGGGCGGACCGCCTGGGCCTCGCGCAACTGTACCAGCTGCGGGGCCGGGTGGGACGGCGTGAGCAGACGGCTTATGCGTACCTCTTTTACCCCCCGCGCATGACCGAGAACGCGCAGCGGCGGCTGTGGGCGATTGCCGACCTGCAAGACCTCGGTTCAGGGCACCTGCTGGCCGAAAAAGACATGGAAATTCGCGGCGTGGGCAACATTCTGGGCGAGGAGCAGCACGGGCAGGTGCAGGCAGTCAGCGTGGATGTCTACACAGAGCTGCTGGCGCAGGCTGTCGCCAAGCTGAAGGGCGAGAAGCTGGAACCCGTGCCGAGCGTGACCATTGACCTGCCCGTGAGCGCCCGCCTGGACCCCGAATACTTCGCGCTGGACGAAGAAGCCCGCATCGCCACCTACGGCAAGCTGAGCGAGGCCCGCACGCTACAGGCCCTCAGCCGCGTGGAGCGTGACCTCCGCAAGCGCTTCGGCCCGCCCACGCCCGCCGTGCAGAACTTCATTGACCTTGCCAAGCTGCGCCTGCTGGCGGTTCACAAGCGCGTGACCGAGGTGCGCGACACCATGACCCACATTCAGGTCACCTTCAACTACAAGTCGCTGGACTACGACGCGGCGGGCCTAAGGCGCTTCCCGCACAAGACCGAGGTGACGACTTTCCCGCCCGCCCTGAACCTCGACAAGCGCGGGCTGAAGCCGGATGAGTACCTCAAAGTGCTGCTGGATGTGCTGGGGTATTTCGGGTGA
- a CDS encoding NAD(P)-dependent oxidoreductase produces MKVIVPDLPAFDSLEKHGAELLRYRPQDGRTFEEADGVIFLFGAGRTQRRSLMATPGLQWVLTLTAGVDHITPDLPAGVRLFNANTLHAPAVAVHVVAGLLAAARGLHLYRDRQNERRWERLPEQMHTLRGRKVALWGYGHIGREIERLLLPFGAEVLTVRSGTDERRKAEIRAQADFLVLLVPSTPDTRGSVDAGFLRGMKPGAWLYNIGRGDLVVQDDLLDTLRSGHLGGALLDVTDPEPLPADHPLWEMENVILTPHVGSATADLERRAADHAGAFLQAMLQGRQPEGEVDTGRGY; encoded by the coding sequence ATGAAAGTGATTGTTCCTGACCTGCCCGCCTTCGACAGTCTGGAAAAACACGGCGCCGAGCTGCTGCGTTACCGCCCGCAGGACGGCCGGACCTTTGAGGAGGCCGACGGGGTCATCTTCCTGTTCGGGGCCGGGCGCACCCAGCGCCGCAGCCTGATGGCCACCCCCGGCCTGCAGTGGGTGCTGACCCTGACGGCCGGCGTGGACCACATCACGCCCGACCTGCCTGCGGGCGTGCGGCTGTTCAACGCCAACACCCTGCACGCCCCGGCAGTGGCGGTGCATGTGGTGGCCGGTCTGCTGGCGGCGGCACGCGGACTGCACCTGTACCGTGACCGTCAGAACGAGCGCCGTTGGGAGCGCCTGCCGGAGCAAATGCACACGCTGCGGGGCCGCAAAGTGGCGCTGTGGGGCTACGGACACATCGGCCGGGAAATCGAGCGGCTGCTGCTTCCCTTCGGCGCCGAGGTGCTCACGGTCCGCAGCGGTACGGACGAGCGGCGAAAGGCCGAAATACGCGCCCAGGCCGACTTCCTGGTGCTGCTTGTGCCCAGCACGCCGGACACGCGGGGCAGCGTGGACGCCGGATTCCTGCGCGGCATGAAGCCCGGTGCCTGGCTGTACAACATCGGGCGGGGCGACCTGGTGGTGCAGGATGACCTGCTGGACACCCTCCGCAGCGGCCACCTGGGCGGCGCCCTGCTGGACGTGACCGACCCCGAACCCCTGCCGGCAGACCACCCGCTGTGGGAGATGGAGAATGTCATTCTCACGCCGCATGTGGGCAGCGCCACCGCCGACCTGGAGCGGCGGGCCGCCGACCACGCCGGAGCTTTCCTGCAGGCGATGTTGCAGGGCCGGCAGCCGGAAGGCGAAGTGGACACCGGGCGGGGATACTGA
- a CDS encoding alanine/glycine:cation symporter family protein: MFETLINTLNGWVWSPALIYLCLGVGLYFSVRTRFLQVRHFGEMLRLLRDGQSSNEGVSSFQALAMALAGRVGTGNIAGVATAITFGGPGALFWMWMVAFLGASTAYIESVLGQIYKEKDSGGHFVGGPAYYFEKGLGQKWYGVLFAISAAVACGLLLPGVQANSIATAMTTAMNVPTEVTAGILAIVLGFIIFGGVKRIASVAEIVVPFMAGAYILVSLVIVLMNIGQLPETLSLIFRSAFGADAAFGAIIGQAVAWGVKRGVYSNEAGQGTGPHPAAAANVSHPAKQGLVQAFSVYVDTLLVCSATGFMLLTTGFYNVQDPGNAEGFLHQGVQGVAAGPGYVQTAMENIMPGVGSIFVAVALFLFAFTTILAYYYIAETNIRYLSRSVKLDWALPVLKLVLIGMVVYGCLRTADLAWAMGDLGVGLMAWLNIIGILFLQKPALATLHDYEAQKRAGRDPIYDAEANGVHNAPLWTEIRRDFESRRS, encoded by the coding sequence ATGTTTGAAACCCTTATCAACACCCTCAACGGTTGGGTCTGGAGTCCGGCGCTGATTTACCTGTGCCTGGGCGTGGGCCTCTATTTCTCGGTAAGGACCCGTTTCTTGCAGGTGCGGCACTTCGGTGAAATGCTGCGGCTGCTGCGTGACGGTCAGAGTTCCAACGAGGGCGTATCGTCCTTTCAGGCGCTGGCGATGGCGCTGGCGGGCCGCGTGGGCACGGGCAACATCGCGGGCGTGGCGACGGCCATCACCTTCGGCGGACCTGGGGCGCTGTTCTGGATGTGGATGGTGGCGTTCCTGGGGGCCAGCACTGCCTACATCGAGTCGGTGCTGGGCCAGATCTACAAGGAAAAGGACAGCGGCGGCCACTTCGTAGGTGGCCCGGCCTACTACTTCGAAAAGGGCCTGGGCCAGAAGTGGTACGGCGTGCTGTTCGCCATCAGTGCGGCGGTTGCCTGCGGGCTGCTGCTGCCGGGCGTGCAGGCCAACTCCATCGCCACCGCCATGACGACCGCCATGAACGTGCCCACCGAGGTGACAGCGGGCATCCTGGCGATTGTCCTGGGCTTCATTATCTTCGGGGGGGTCAAGCGCATCGCTTCGGTGGCGGAAATCGTCGTGCCGTTCATGGCGGGCGCTTACATTCTGGTGTCCCTCGTCATCGTGCTGATGAATATCGGGCAGCTGCCCGAAACCCTCTCGCTCATCTTCCGCTCGGCTTTCGGGGCGGACGCCGCCTTCGGGGCCATCATCGGTCAGGCGGTGGCCTGGGGCGTGAAGCGTGGTGTGTACTCCAACGAAGCGGGTCAGGGCACGGGGCCGCACCCCGCCGCCGCCGCCAACGTGTCGCACCCCGCCAAGCAGGGGCTGGTGCAGGCGTTCTCGGTTTATGTGGATACCCTGCTGGTCTGCTCGGCCACCGGATTTATGCTGCTGACCACGGGTTTTTACAATGTGCAGGACCCTGGCAACGCCGAAGGGTTCCTGCACCAGGGTGTGCAGGGCGTGGCGGCTGGCCCCGGCTACGTGCAGACCGCGATGGAAAACATCATGCCGGGCGTCGGCTCCATCTTCGTGGCGGTGGCGCTGTTCCTGTTCGCCTTTACCACCATCTTGGCCTACTACTACATCGCTGAAACCAACATCCGCTATCTCAGCCGCAGCGTGAAGCTGGACTGGGCGCTGCCGGTGCTCAAGCTGGTGCTGATCGGCATGGTGGTGTACGGCTGCCTGCGGACCGCCGATCTGGCCTGGGCGATGGGTGACCTGGGCGTGGGCCTGATGGCGTGGCTCAACATCATCGGGATTCTGTTCCTGCAAAAACCCGCGCTGGCGACCCTGCACGACTACGAGGCGCAGAAGCGGGCCGGCCGCGACCCCATCTACGACGCCGAAGCCAACGGGGTTCACAATGCTCCGCTGTGGACCGAAATCCGCCGCGATTTCGAGAGCCGCCGCAGCTGA
- a CDS encoding ABC transporter ATP-binding protein, with product MAGVKSGPAEVPSPAPPASSAPPYALYAAEITHSFGERAVLRGVSLGVRGGEVVAVTGPSGSGKSTLLHLLGGLDTPGSGEVWWGETRVDTLGTQARASLRASSLGFVFQHHYLLEDLSVAENLEVPLLLAGQAGGHERVQELLDAVGLGGRGHESTGVLSGGERQRIAIARALASRPRALLADEPTGSLDRQSARAAAGLMFDLARRQGTGVLLVTHDEALAEQADRRLHLVDGVLSA from the coding sequence ATGGCGGGCGTGAAGTCCGGCCCTGCTGAAGTTCCGTCCCCTGCCCCCCCTGCCTCCTCTGCGCCGCCCTACGCCCTGTACGCCGCCGAAATCACCCATTCCTTCGGGGAACGCGCGGTGCTACGCGGGGTCAGCCTGGGGGTCAGGGGCGGCGAGGTGGTGGCGGTCACCGGGCCTTCGGGCAGCGGCAAGTCCACCCTGCTGCACCTGCTGGGCGGGCTGGATACGCCCGGCAGCGGCGAGGTGTGGTGGGGAGAGACGCGGGTGGACACGCTGGGCACCCAGGCGCGGGCGTCGCTGCGGGCCTCGTCGCTGGGGTTCGTCTTTCAGCACCACTACCTGCTGGAAGACCTCAGCGTGGCCGAGAACCTGGAAGTGCCGCTGCTGCTGGCCGGGCAAGCTGGGGGGCATGAGCGGGTGCAGGAGCTGCTGGACGCCGTGGGCCTGGGCGGGCGCGGCCACGAGAGCACTGGGGTGCTGAGCGGCGGCGAGCGCCAGCGCATCGCCATTGCACGGGCGCTGGCGTCCCGTCCCCGCGCCCTGCTGGCCGATGAACCTACCGGCAGCCTGGACCGGCAAAGCGCCCGCGCCGCTGCCGGGCTGATGTTCGACCTGGCCCGCCGCCAGGGCACCGGCGTGCTGCTGGTCACGCACGACGAAGCCCTGGCCGAGCAGGCCGACCGCCGCCTGCATCTGGTAGATGGAGTGCTGAGCGCGTGA